The Bacteroidota bacterium genome includes a window with the following:
- a CDS encoding peptidase M17, producing MLHKINRLNQKDSTILFIKNIQDIIPGILTKEEAAYVKEQREKREKDTIVLNHLKRWLIIQFIKKENETYRYLENCRRDGDKLLSLINENNISRVVIHDLAGRPEETLALAEGMALGNYQFLKYKTDPEKKKNALKSIHIFSEKVSKQDIDTMNIIIDGVCRCRDLVNEPVSALNAVNLAEEIEKMGVVCGAKVEVFKKKKIESLKMGGLLAVNKGSLDSPTFTVMEWKPVRPVNKKPYVFIGKGIVFDSGGLNLKPSGSMETMKYDMAGAAAMASAVYTIAMAKLPVHVIALMPATDNRPDGNAYAPGDVITMFDGTTVEVLNTDAEGRMILGDALSYAKKYQPELVINAATLTGSAAAAIGKYGIVALAIRSDEEFRKLKESGNNVYERLVEFPAWEEYGELIKSDIADIKNIGGKEAGAITAGKFLEHFTDYPFIHLDIAGPAYVEKRDSYHGTGGTGIVVRLLFDFMKNKCV from the coding sequence ATGTTACACAAGATCAACAGACTGAATCAAAAAGATAGCACTATCCTGTTTATCAAAAATATACAGGACATAATCCCGGGTATTCTGACCAAGGAAGAGGCAGCATATGTAAAGGAACAACGGGAGAAGCGTGAAAAGGACACCATTGTGCTTAATCATTTAAAGAGGTGGCTGATCATCCAGTTCATAAAAAAAGAAAATGAAACTTACAGATACCTTGAAAACTGCCGGAGAGACGGAGATAAACTGCTTTCCCTGATAAACGAAAACAATATCAGCAGGGTAGTGATACATGACCTGGCAGGCCGACCGGAAGAAACACTTGCACTGGCCGAGGGTATGGCGCTTGGCAACTATCAGTTCCTTAAATATAAAACAGATCCTGAAAAGAAGAAGAATGCCCTGAAATCCATACATATCTTCTCAGAAAAAGTCAGCAAACAGGATATTGACACTATGAATATTATCATTGATGGGGTTTGCAGGTGCCGCGACCTTGTTAATGAGCCGGTTTCTGCATTGAATGCCGTCAATCTGGCGGAAGAGATTGAAAAAATGGGTGTTGTCTGTGGTGCCAAGGTGGAGGTCTTTAAGAAAAAAAAAATAGAATCTCTTAAAATGGGTGGTCTTCTGGCTGTAAATAAAGGGAGCTTGGATTCACCGACTTTCACTGTGATGGAGTGGAAACCGGTGCGGCCTGTCAATAAGAAACCCTATGTTTTTATAGGTAAAGGTATTGTCTTTGACAGCGGGGGGCTGAACCTGAAGCCCTCAGGCAGCATGGAAACCATGAAATATGACATGGCCGGCGCTGCAGCAATGGCTTCGGCAGTATATACTATCGCTATGGCTAAACTGCCTGTACACGTCATTGCATTAATGCCCGCTACCGACAACCGACCGGATGGTAATGCCTATGCACCGGGTGATGTGATTACCATGTTTGACGGAACAACGGTGGAAGTCCTTAACACCGATGCCGAAGGTCGTATGATCCTTGGTGATGCTCTGAGCTATGCTAAAAAGTATCAGCCTGAACTGGTCATCAATGCAGCTACTTTAACAGGATCAGCTGCCGCTGCAATAGGGAAGTACGGCATCGTGGCCCTGGCTATCCGCAGCGATGAAGAATTCCGGAAATTGAAAGAAAGTGGCAATAACGTCTATGAACGGCTCGTCGAATTCCCGGCATGGGAAGAATATGGGGAATTGATCAAGTCGGATATTGCTGATATTAAAAATATTGGCGGCAAAGAAGCCGGTGCCATCACAGCAGGCAAGTTTCTTGAACATTTCACCGATTACCCTTTCATTCACCTGGATATTGCAGGCCCGGCTTATGTCGAAAAAAGAGACAGTTACCATGGAACAGGAGGCACCGGGATCGTCGTCAGACTTCTTTTCGACTTTATGAAGAATAAATGCGTGTAA